In Oryzias melastigma strain HK-1 linkage group LG18, ASM292280v2, whole genome shotgun sequence, one DNA window encodes the following:
- the trmt10a gene encoding RNA (guanine-9-)-methyltransferase domain-containing protein 2: protein MAAAVDKTEVRAPQPGEGLSAEDGRAAPSPSLSKRQQKKLLKQQKWEEERDLRKQRRKERKLQRRQQRQSLQEEEKADLQNARKRFRRESRPSSLRLVVDCSFDSLMLTKDVQKLHKQIQRCYAENRRASHPVQFYLTSMGGQLKQSMDEKDKGWVNWKDIRIKTEHYSEVLAREDLVYLTSDSPNVLTELDHSKAYVIGGLVDHNHHKGITFEKAKELGIDHAQLPLSTFVKMNSRKVLAVNHVFEIMLAYLEKSSWQEAFFTVLPQRKGAVALNPGGEKDQEFSSDSEPDTKSLESSEKIENS from the exons ATGGCTGCTGCCGTGGACAAGACGGAGGTTCGAGCCCCGCAGCCCGGGGAGGGTCTGAGCGCGGAGGACGGACGCGCGGCACCGAGCCCGAGCCTGTCCAAGAGGCAGCAGAAGAAGCTCCTGAAGCAGCAGAAGTGGGAGGAGGAGCGGGACCTGCGAAA ACAAaggaggaaggagaggaagCTGCAGCGCCGGCAGCAGCGGCAGAGCctccaggaggaggagaaagctGATCTTCAGAATGCCAGGAAGCGCTTCCGCCGAGAGTCCAGGCCCAGCTCGCTCAGGCTGGTGGTCGACTGCAGCTTCGACAGCCTCATGCTCACCAAG GACGTCCAGAAGCTTCACAAACAAATCCAACGGTGCTACGCTGAGAACAGACGAGCATCACATCCTGTGCAG TTTTATCTGACGAGCATGGGAGGCCAGCTGAAGCAGAGCATGGATGAGAAGGACAAAGGATGGGTGAACTGGAAG GACATCAGGATTAAAACCGAACATTACAGTGAAGTTCTGGCTAGAGAAGATCTGGTGTACCTCACCTCAGACTCTCCCAACGTGCTGACGGAGCTGGACCACAGCAAAGCCTATGTGATTGGAGGCCTGGTGGACCACAACCACCACAAG GGAATTACCTTTGAGAAGGCCAAGGAGCTGGGGATCGACCACGCTCAGCTGCCTCTCAGCACGTTTGTCAAGATGAACAGTCGGAAGGTTCTGGCTGTTAACCATG TCTTTGAGATCATGCTGGCGTACCTGGAGAAGAGCAGCTGGCAGGAGGCCTTCTTCACCGTCTTGCCACAGAGGAAAGGAGCAGTGGCCTTGAACCCGGGTGGAGAGAAGGATCAAGAATTCAGTTCTGACTCTGAACCTGACACCAAATCACTCGAAAGctcagaaaaaatagaaaactccTGA